A single genomic interval of Deltaproteobacteria bacterium harbors:
- a CDS encoding diacylglycerol kinase family lipid kinase, translating into MRYASLMTEENFRTVLVANPNSQNGALGRKWSQLSAVIAANFGPFHHRFTRGVGDGTLQTRAALDEGYEMVVAMGGDGTISEVVDGFFDHRGPRRAGAVLGVLHFGTGGDFRRTIAAPTKLADGARALRGRATTDVDVGRLTYVANDGSPAVRHFANIASFGIGGLVDKFVNESSKALGGRISFAVATLRAMRRYSPQRARIRLDGGAPREVTLQNVAVANGQYFGGGMHIAPTAKLDDGLFDVVALGPLSLGDMVFRGHKVYSGTHLEMPQVSLAQARQVDAEPVDPGDEILLDVDGETPGRLPARFELLPRALRLKSLVLPVGGSMT; encoded by the coding sequence ATGCGGTATGCCTCCCTCATGACCGAGGAGAACTTCCGCACCGTCCTGGTGGCGAACCCGAACTCCCAGAACGGCGCACTCGGCCGGAAGTGGAGCCAGCTCTCGGCGGTCATCGCCGCCAACTTCGGCCCCTTCCACCACCGCTTCACCCGCGGGGTGGGCGACGGCACGCTGCAGACCCGCGCCGCGCTCGACGAGGGCTACGAGATGGTCGTGGCCATGGGGGGCGACGGCACGATCAGCGAGGTCGTGGACGGCTTCTTCGACCATCGAGGCCCCCGGCGCGCCGGCGCCGTGCTCGGCGTGCTCCATTTCGGCACGGGAGGGGACTTCCGGCGCACCATCGCCGCGCCGACGAAGCTCGCCGACGGGGCCCGGGCGCTCCGGGGACGCGCCACGACCGACGTGGACGTCGGCCGGCTCACCTACGTGGCCAACGACGGCAGCCCTGCCGTGCGGCACTTCGCGAACATCGCCAGCTTCGGCATCGGCGGCCTGGTGGACAAGTTCGTCAACGAGAGCAGCAAGGCGCTCGGCGGTCGCATCTCTTTCGCGGTGGCCACGCTGCGCGCGATGCGCCGCTACTCGCCGCAGCGGGCGCGGATCCGCCTCGACGGCGGGGCGCCGCGCGAGGTGACCCTGCAGAACGTGGCGGTCGCGAACGGCCAGTACTTCGGCGGCGGCATGCACATCGCCCCGACGGCGAAGCTGGACGACGGTCTCTTCGACGTGGTGGCGCTCGGGCCCCTGTCGCTCGGGGACATGGTCTTCCGGGGGCACAAGGTGTACTCGGGGACGCACCTCGAGATGCCGCAGGTGAGCCTGGCCCAGGCCCGACAGGTTGACGCCGAGCCGGTCGACCCCGGCGACGAGATCCTCCTCGACGTGGACGGCGAGACGCCAGGTCGCCTCCCGGCGCGCTTCGAGCTGCTGCCACGAGCGCTGCGCCTGAAGTCGCTCGTCCTTCCCGTCGGAGGATCGATGACATGA
- the lnt gene encoding apolipoprotein N-acyltransferase gives MKRWQRVLCAVATAGLLVLACADLDIWPLAWVGFVPLLLALRDTSPRAAFFYGWLAGTLGNAGGFYWIQHLLMRFGGLPWVAAFPIYLLLVAYQGLHWGAFAYAIRRAHLYRPTLPMTLLAPLFMVTAEFLMPFIFDWYLAITQAWVVPAIQVADLTGPLGVTALLMLANGMLYDLLQARLTRSTWPLRPLAIGSALLLLSFGYGALRVHQVRAQRAAAPKVKVGVVQANIGIVQKGRAELTVLHHALHLRESHKLQDQGAELLVWPESSYPYAMLRTMTRDWPERDPRRIMVGLKVPLIFGAVSFEPSSRFPYNTAYMMEPDGRITGRFDKNFLLVFGEYIPLYETFPAFRRWFPAMSHFARGTEVTTFPFRGHRIGPMICYEDILPSFGRRLAPLKPNLLVNVTNDAWFGQTSEPYEHLALAVFRSVEHRLDMVRSVNTGVSAFIDATGRVGPKTRSHDPVLTPGVPPEGLLGEVALLDGARTVYARVGDLFAYLALAGTVALLLWARRTRTTQPAPAKPRGREPRGKRRKR, from the coding sequence ATGAAGCGCTGGCAGCGCGTCCTCTGCGCCGTAGCCACTGCCGGCCTGCTCGTTCTCGCCTGCGCGGACCTCGACATCTGGCCGCTCGCGTGGGTGGGCTTCGTGCCGCTGCTCCTGGCCCTCCGCGACACCTCCCCCCGAGCGGCCTTCTTCTACGGCTGGCTGGCCGGGACCCTCGGCAACGCCGGCGGCTTCTACTGGATCCAGCACCTCCTGATGCGCTTCGGCGGCCTCCCCTGGGTCGCCGCCTTTCCGATCTACCTCTTGCTCGTGGCCTATCAGGGCCTCCACTGGGGGGCCTTCGCCTACGCGATCCGCCGCGCGCACCTCTATCGGCCCACCTTGCCCATGACGCTGCTCGCGCCGCTCTTCATGGTGACGGCCGAGTTCCTCATGCCCTTCATCTTCGACTGGTACCTGGCCATCACGCAGGCGTGGGTGGTCCCCGCGATCCAGGTCGCCGATCTGACGGGCCCCCTCGGCGTCACGGCCCTGCTGATGCTCGCGAACGGCATGCTCTACGACCTCCTCCAGGCGAGGCTCACGCGCTCCACGTGGCCGCTCCGCCCCCTGGCCATCGGCTCGGCGCTCCTGCTCCTCTCCTTCGGGTACGGCGCGCTCCGCGTGCACCAGGTGCGCGCGCAACGGGCCGCGGCGCCCAAGGTGAAGGTGGGCGTGGTCCAGGCCAACATCGGCATCGTGCAGAAGGGGCGCGCCGAGCTGACCGTCCTGCACCACGCCTTGCACCTTCGCGAGAGCCACAAGCTCCAGGATCAGGGGGCCGAGCTCCTCGTCTGGCCCGAGTCCTCCTACCCCTACGCCATGCTGCGCACCATGACGCGCGACTGGCCGGAGCGGGACCCCCGCCGGATCATGGTGGGCCTGAAGGTGCCGCTCATCTTCGGAGCCGTGAGCTTCGAGCCGTCGAGCCGCTTCCCCTACAACACGGCCTACATGATGGAGCCCGACGGCCGCATCACCGGGCGCTTCGACAAGAACTTCCTCCTCGTCTTCGGCGAGTACATCCCCCTCTACGAGACCTTCCCCGCCTTTCGGCGCTGGTTCCCTGCGATGTCCCACTTCGCGCGGGGCACCGAGGTGACCACCTTCCCGTTCCGCGGCCACCGCATCGGGCCCATGATCTGCTACGAGGACATCCTCCCCTCTTTCGGCCGCCGCCTGGCGCCGCTCAAACCCAATCTGCTGGTGAACGTCACCAACGACGCCTGGTTCGGACAGACCTCCGAGCCGTACGAGCACCTGGCTCTCGCCGTCTTCCGATCGGTCGAGCACCGCCTGGACATGGTCCGCTCGGTGAACACGGGAGTGAGCGCCTTCATCGACGCCACGGGGCGCGTGGGACCGAAGACCCGCTCCCACGACCCCGTCCTCACACCCGGCGTGCCCCCCGAAGGTCTCCTCGGCGAGGTAGCGCTCCTGGATGGCGCCAGAACGGTCTACGCCCGGGTCGGGGACCTCTTCGCCTACCTGGCTCTCGCCGGCACGGTCGCGCTCCTCCTCTGGGCGCGGCGCACCCGCACGACCCAGCCCGCCCCGGCGAAACCGCGCGGCCGAGAGCCCCGCGGCAAGCGGCGCAAGCGGTAG
- a CDS encoding PQQ-binding-like beta-propeller repeat protein: protein MRQLGASLVFAAGLALLPSPGHAQRKAVPPPIHPDTLPTLIQDWALPASLAPFVTNSHAPRMTRKGQTLYVYDHHGRRLVAANASSGKVLWHAPVPGRSDLAFAFTPFLGKAEVYVASDGYLCAFHGAKGTKLWDLGLKGVPVNGMARSKHHLYLPWIRVASGRGVPGVNVWAVDARNGRVEWTKRFPGMMAYLEGDADGAYYVADDGTVLALTPDRGDPRWQTRVTGRVEDPPILSGNRLYVSTVNRKAGWSGSALYALDLKKGKILWEQKLASPKVAKFLVDDQLVTVETDGRLSVFDAAGKRTTEILLAFGDAPTSLKLAAGDNRAYVFSSHPDGNGYVWLVDLEKKRVVATANALDLKARSMLPGDKVVYLDGEDGTVYTYRLDRSQRPRRPAFPPEEFAQDLIERAKGARTPQPGLVLKLAGLGVKAIKVMEAALEHANVFVVDAVAAAIAHLETKRSVPALLKALGRLRTVPPVGATDPMLSVVDALARLRDGKAVVPLQKLMEDETQGHHRRRAAYVALGAVGTPAALAPLWAFRAARQVNTIRFEPVGMTSSLEQGVEQDGDGDRSAEDARRRTAILGKGKGGAAFVAALSPFLGGYNDVWVGKADGTGGMAAPLFTGVTRPEVNAGQFLRLGAVQVGDKGQVTLTLQRLEGKSWVNDKPTPLSLEELAADSDGDGLPDLVERRLRLCVHHPDCDGDGLKDSEDGNPLASGKEKPTADQELFREAFFAYFAFLKRRGIVVVDPGDGPSFEVYGRRDPVISLRRSTIERLRKEAGLHAADYVSFGGPYPEGTGSGGALPKVVYDKKGKQATLGMDIVRSGDNGVAYNVTLQKSGKVWVVTRLARVWATQ, encoded by the coding sequence GTGCGTCAGCTGGGGGCATCGCTCGTCTTCGCCGCAGGTCTCGCGCTCCTTCCGTCGCCGGGCCACGCCCAGCGCAAGGCAGTGCCTCCACCCATCCATCCCGACACGCTCCCCACCCTGATCCAGGACTGGGCGCTGCCGGCCTCTCTCGCCCCGTTCGTGACGAACAGCCACGCTCCGCGCATGACCCGCAAGGGGCAGACGCTCTACGTCTACGACCACCACGGGCGGCGACTCGTGGCCGCGAACGCGTCGAGCGGCAAGGTGCTCTGGCACGCCCCCGTCCCCGGTCGCTCGGACCTGGCCTTCGCCTTCACCCCCTTCCTCGGGAAGGCAGAGGTGTACGTGGCCTCGGACGGCTACCTCTGCGCGTTTCACGGCGCCAAGGGGACCAAGCTCTGGGACCTCGGCCTGAAGGGCGTGCCCGTGAACGGCATGGCCCGCTCGAAGCACCACCTCTATCTGCCGTGGATCCGCGTCGCCTCGGGGCGGGGGGTCCCCGGCGTGAACGTGTGGGCCGTGGACGCCCGCAACGGGCGCGTGGAGTGGACCAAGCGCTTCCCCGGCATGATGGCCTACCTCGAGGGGGACGCCGACGGCGCCTACTACGTGGCCGACGACGGCACCGTGCTCGCACTCACCCCCGACCGCGGCGACCCGCGCTGGCAGACCCGCGTCACCGGCCGGGTGGAAGATCCGCCGATCCTGAGCGGGAACCGCCTGTACGTCAGCACGGTGAACCGCAAGGCCGGCTGGTCCGGCAGCGCCCTCTACGCCCTCGACCTCAAGAAGGGCAAGATCCTCTGGGAGCAGAAGCTCGCCTCGCCGAAGGTGGCCAAGTTTCTCGTCGACGACCAGCTCGTGACCGTCGAGACGGACGGACGCCTCTCGGTCTTCGACGCCGCCGGAAAGCGCACCACCGAGATCCTGCTCGCCTTCGGCGACGCGCCCACGAGCCTCAAGCTCGCCGCGGGGGACAATCGGGCCTACGTCTTCTCGAGTCACCCCGACGGGAACGGCTACGTCTGGCTGGTGGACCTCGAGAAGAAGCGCGTGGTCGCCACCGCGAACGCGCTCGACCTGAAGGCGCGCAGCATGCTCCCCGGGGACAAGGTCGTCTACCTGGATGGCGAGGACGGCACCGTCTACACCTATCGCCTCGACCGCAGCCAGCGGCCGCGACGACCGGCCTTCCCGCCCGAGGAGTTCGCGCAGGACCTGATCGAGCGGGCGAAGGGGGCGCGAACGCCTCAGCCTGGGCTGGTCCTCAAGCTGGCCGGCCTGGGAGTGAAGGCGATCAAGGTCATGGAGGCGGCCCTCGAGCACGCGAACGTCTTCGTGGTCGACGCGGTGGCCGCGGCGATCGCGCACCTGGAGACGAAGCGCTCGGTCCCGGCCCTGCTGAAGGCGCTCGGACGATTGCGCACCGTCCCGCCCGTGGGGGCCACCGACCCGATGCTCTCCGTCGTGGACGCGCTCGCTCGGCTGCGCGACGGCAAGGCCGTCGTGCCGCTGCAGAAACTGATGGAGGACGAGACGCAGGGGCACCACCGCCGGCGCGCGGCCTACGTGGCCCTCGGAGCCGTCGGCACCCCGGCCGCGCTCGCGCCGCTCTGGGCCTTCCGTGCAGCGCGGCAGGTGAACACGATCCGCTTCGAGCCCGTGGGGATGACCTCTTCGCTCGAGCAGGGCGTGGAGCAGGACGGAGACGGCGACCGCTCCGCCGAGGACGCCCGTCGTCGCACGGCGATCCTCGGCAAGGGGAAGGGAGGCGCCGCCTTCGTCGCCGCGCTGTCGCCGTTCCTCGGCGGGTACAACGACGTGTGGGTAGGCAAGGCAGATGGCACGGGAGGCATGGCCGCGCCGCTCTTCACCGGCGTCACGCGGCCCGAGGTGAACGCGGGGCAGTTCCTTCGCCTCGGCGCCGTGCAGGTGGGCGACAAGGGCCAGGTCACCCTCACGCTGCAGCGCCTGGAGGGCAAGTCCTGGGTCAACGACAAGCCCACCCCGCTCTCTCTCGAGGAGCTGGCGGCGGATTCTGACGGCGACGGCCTCCCCGACCTCGTCGAGCGCCGGCTGCGCCTCTGCGTGCACCACCCGGACTGCGACGGGGACGGCCTCAAGGACAGCGAGGACGGCAACCCCTTGGCCTCCGGCAAGGAGAAGCCGACCGCGGACCAGGAGCTCTTCCGCGAGGCCTTCTTCGCCTACTTCGCCTTCCTCAAGCGCCGCGGCATCGTGGTGGTGGACCCCGGCGACGGACCCTCCTTCGAGGTCTACGGTCGCAGGGACCCGGTCATCTCGCTGCGTCGCTCGACAATTGAGCGCCTCCGCAAGGAGGCGGGGCTGCACGCCGCCGACTACGTCTCCTTCGGCGGCCCCTACCCCGAGGGGACCGGCTCCGGCGGCGCGCTGCCCAAGGTGGTCTACGACAAGAAGGGCAAGCAGGCCACGCTGGGGATGGACATCGTGCGGTCGGGGGATAACGGCGTGGCCTACAACGTCACGCTGCAGAAGAGCGGCAAGGTCTGGGTCGTGACGCGTCTCGCCCGGGTCTGGGCTACGCAGTAG
- a CDS encoding NADP-dependent isocitrate dehydrogenase encodes MAQYTKISPPAQGSKIAFSKGEPTVPNDPIVPFIRGDGTGVDLWPASQLVFDAAVEKAYGGKRKIHWLKVYAGDEAVEHYGPGQYLPEDTLTAIAEYGVAIKGPLSTPVGGGIRSLNVALRQIHDLYACVRPCHYYAGTPSPHRTPEKLDVVIYRENTEDIYLGIEWKQGSETCKKLIELLNAELIPATPEHKGKQIRLDSGIGIKPISVSGSQRLVRRAMKHALRLPKGKQMVTLVHKGNIMKYTEGAFRDWGYALATSEFRAECVTERESWILGNKEKNPSITVEQNAREIDPGYDAMTPDKQAAVRKEVEQVLASIWDSHGQGKWKQKVMVNDRIADSIFQQIQTRPEEYSILATTNLNGDYLSDAAAAIVGGLGMGPGANIGDHCAVFEATHGTAPKHAGLDKVNPGSLILSGVMMLEYMGWNEAAALIQKGIARAISGREVTYDLARLTEPPVERPLKCSEFAKAIVKHFND; translated from the coding sequence ATGGCCCAGTACACCAAGATCTCGCCTCCCGCGCAGGGCTCCAAGATCGCCTTCTCGAAGGGCGAGCCCACCGTGCCGAACGATCCGATCGTCCCCTTCATTCGCGGGGACGGAACGGGGGTGGATCTGTGGCCCGCCTCGCAGCTCGTCTTCGACGCGGCGGTCGAGAAGGCCTACGGCGGCAAGCGCAAGATCCACTGGCTCAAGGTCTACGCCGGAGACGAGGCCGTGGAGCACTACGGCCCGGGGCAGTACCTCCCCGAGGACACGCTGACCGCCATCGCGGAGTACGGCGTGGCCATCAAGGGCCCGCTCTCGACGCCCGTCGGCGGCGGCATCCGCTCGCTGAACGTGGCGCTCCGCCAGATCCACGACCTCTACGCCTGCGTGCGCCCCTGCCACTACTACGCAGGCACGCCCTCTCCGCACCGCACGCCCGAAAAGCTCGACGTGGTCATCTACCGCGAGAACACCGAGGACATCTACCTCGGCATCGAGTGGAAGCAGGGGAGCGAGACCTGCAAGAAGCTCATCGAGCTCCTGAACGCCGAGCTCATCCCGGCCACTCCCGAGCACAAGGGGAAGCAGATCCGCCTCGATTCGGGGATCGGCATCAAGCCCATCAGCGTCTCCGGCTCCCAGCGCCTCGTACGCCGCGCGATGAAGCACGCGCTCCGGCTCCCGAAGGGCAAGCAGATGGTGACCCTGGTCCACAAGGGCAACATCATGAAGTACACCGAGGGGGCCTTCCGGGACTGGGGCTACGCCCTGGCCACGAGCGAATTCCGCGCCGAGTGCGTGACCGAGCGCGAGTCCTGGATCCTCGGCAACAAGGAGAAGAACCCGAGCATCACCGTCGAGCAGAACGCGCGGGAGATCGACCCCGGCTACGACGCGATGACCCCCGACAAGCAGGCCGCCGTGCGCAAGGAAGTGGAGCAGGTCCTGGCCAGCATCTGGGACAGCCACGGACAGGGGAAGTGGAAGCAGAAGGTGATGGTGAACGACCGCATCGCGGACAGCATCTTCCAGCAGATCCAGACCCGCCCCGAGGAGTACTCGATCCTCGCCACCACCAACCTGAACGGCGACTACCTCTCCGACGCGGCGGCCGCGATCGTCGGCGGGTTGGGGATGGGCCCCGGCGCGAACATCGGCGACCACTGCGCCGTCTTCGAGGCCACGCACGGCACGGCCCCGAAGCACGCCGGGCTGGACAAGGTGAACCCCGGGTCGCTCATCCTCTCAGGCGTGATGATGCTCGAGTACATGGGCTGGAACGAGGCCGCGGCGCTGATCCAGAAGGGGATCGCGCGCGCCATCTCGGGACGCGAGGTGACCTACGACCTGGCGCGACTCACCGAGCCGCCCGTCGAGCGCCCGCTCAAATGCTCTGAATTCGCCAAGGCCATCGTCAAGCACTTCAACGACTGA
- the mdh gene encoding malate dehydrogenase — protein MARKKIALVGGGQIGQILALLAAQKELGDVVTLEIPDFVNPTKGKMLDLVELAPVEGYDAHLSGTSDYKDLAGSDVVIVTAGVPRKPGMSREDLLAINIKVITTVAQGIKAHAPNAFCIIITNPLDAMVYVFHKVTGFPKHQVCGMAGVLDTARWRAFIAMELGVSVNDVAGTVLGGHGPTMVPVPRLTTVGGVPLAEMMDQATIDCIADRTREAGTEIVKLLGNGSAFFSPAGAAIEMAEAYLKDKKRVLACAALCQGEYGVDGLFIGVPCRIGAGGIEKIYEIKLNEGEKALLTKTVDAVKTTVAECKI, from the coding sequence ATGGCACGCAAGAAGATTGCTCTCGTAGGTGGCGGACAGATCGGTCAGATCCTCGCCCTCCTCGCGGCGCAAAAGGAGCTCGGAGACGTCGTCACCCTGGAGATCCCGGACTTCGTGAACCCGACGAAGGGCAAGATGCTCGACCTCGTCGAGCTGGCCCCCGTCGAGGGCTACGACGCGCACCTCTCCGGCACCTCGGACTACAAGGACCTGGCCGGCTCGGACGTGGTGATCGTGACCGCCGGCGTGCCGCGCAAGCCCGGGATGAGCCGCGAGGACCTGCTGGCCATCAACATCAAGGTCATCACGACCGTGGCGCAAGGGATCAAGGCCCACGCGCCGAACGCCTTCTGCATCATCATCACCAACCCGCTCGACGCGATGGTCTACGTCTTCCACAAGGTGACGGGCTTCCCCAAGCACCAGGTGTGCGGGATGGCCGGCGTCCTCGACACGGCGCGCTGGCGGGCCTTCATCGCGATGGAGCTCGGCGTGTCGGTGAACGACGTGGCGGGCACCGTGCTCGGCGGGCACGGCCCCACGATGGTGCCGGTTCCGCGCCTCACCACCGTTGGTGGGGTGCCGCTCGCGGAGATGATGGACCAGGCGACGATCGACTGCATCGCCGACCGCACGCGCGAGGCGGGGACCGAGATCGTGAAGCTCCTCGGCAACGGGTCGGCCTTCTTCAGCCCGGCCGGCGCCGCGATCGAGATGGCCGAGGCCTACCTGAAGGACAAGAAGCGCGTGCTGGCCTGCGCCGCCCTCTGCCAGGGCGAGTACGGCGTGGACGGCCTCTTCATCGGCGTCCCCTGCCGCATCGGCGCGGGCGGCATCGAGAAGATCTACGAGATCAAGCTCAACGAGGGCGAGAAGGCCCTGCTCACCAAGACCGTGGACGCCGTAAAGACCACGGTCGCCGAGTGCAAGATCTAG
- the sucC gene encoding ADP-forming succinate--CoA ligase subunit beta produces the protein MKLHEYQAKHLLEQYGVAVPKGRPVFSAAEAQAAAEALIAETDNPVVVVKSQIHAGGRGKGRFKEDPELSGVKVVRGAGEARAMAERMLGKTLVTEQTGPEGKQVNRVLIEQGISIAREMYVGALVDRAAQRLTLIACAEGGMEIEVVAAKTPEKILKETIDPAVGLSPYQARRLAFKLGLTGAAHGNAVGFLLALAKAVEEEDASMAEINPLVITTDGEVLALDGKMAFDDNAAYRHPDWKALHDTTEEEPTELQAKAYDLSYVKLDGTIGCMVNGAGLAMATMDIIQEFGGQPANFLDVGGGADKDRVTAAFKIICADPHVKGIFINIFGGIVKCDIVAQGVVDAVKEVSLKVPLVVRLEGTNVEAGRRILDQSGLNVTSAVDMADGARKIVELAR, from the coding sequence GTGAAGCTCCACGAGTATCAGGCAAAACACCTCCTCGAGCAGTACGGCGTCGCGGTCCCGAAGGGCCGCCCCGTCTTCAGCGCCGCCGAAGCGCAGGCCGCGGCGGAGGCGCTGATCGCCGAGACGGATAACCCGGTGGTGGTGGTGAAGTCGCAGATCCACGCCGGGGGTCGCGGCAAGGGGCGGTTCAAGGAGGACCCCGAGCTCTCCGGCGTGAAGGTCGTCCGAGGCGCCGGAGAGGCGCGGGCCATGGCCGAGCGCATGCTCGGCAAGACGCTCGTGACCGAGCAGACGGGGCCCGAGGGCAAGCAGGTCAACCGGGTGCTCATCGAGCAGGGGATCAGCATCGCCCGCGAGATGTACGTCGGCGCCCTCGTAGACCGCGCGGCCCAGCGCCTCACCCTCATCGCCTGTGCCGAGGGGGGCATGGAGATCGAGGTCGTGGCGGCCAAGACGCCGGAGAAGATCCTGAAGGAGACGATCGATCCCGCCGTCGGGCTCTCGCCCTACCAGGCTCGGCGGCTCGCCTTCAAGCTCGGGCTCACGGGGGCGGCGCACGGAAACGCGGTGGGCTTCCTCCTCGCCCTCGCCAAGGCGGTCGAGGAGGAAGACGCCTCGATGGCCGAGATCAACCCGCTCGTGATCACCACGGACGGCGAGGTCCTGGCCCTCGACGGCAAGATGGCCTTCGACGACAACGCCGCGTACCGGCATCCGGACTGGAAGGCGCTCCACGACACGACCGAGGAGGAGCCGACCGAGCTGCAGGCCAAGGCCTACGACCTGTCGTACGTGAAGCTCGACGGGACGATCGGCTGCATGGTCAACGGCGCGGGCCTGGCGATGGCCACCATGGACATCATCCAGGAGTTCGGCGGGCAGCCGGCGAACTTCCTCGACGTGGGCGGAGGGGCGGACAAGGACCGCGTGACGGCGGCCTTCAAGATTATCTGCGCCGACCCGCACGTGAAGGGGATCTTCATCAACATCTTCGGCGGTATCGTGAAGTGCGACATCGTGGCTCAGGGGGTCGTGGACGCGGTGAAGGAGGTGAGCCTCAAGGTGCCCCTCGTCGTGCGTCTCGAGGGAACGAACGTCGAGGCCGGCAGGCGGATCCTCGACCAGTCCGGGCTCAACGTCACCTCGGCGGTCGACATGGCCGACGGGGCCCGGAAGATCGTGGAGCTGGCCCGATGA
- the sucD gene encoding succinate--CoA ligase subunit alpha, which yields MSILVGKKTRVVVQGTGKAGAFHAKQCIEYGTQVVAGVAPGKGGQDFVGRPTFDTVSEAVAKTGADCSLVFVPAPGAADAILEAAEAGVALVVCITEGIPALDMVRVKRALSGRPVRLIGPNCPGIITPGECKLGIMPGYIHKVGSIGVVSRSGTLTYETVHQLTQLGIGQSTCIGIGGDPVPGMQFVEVLKLFAEDPGTTGVVMIGEIGGSAEEEAAQFIKEHLKHKKVAAFIAGKTAPKGKRMGHAGAIIAGGKGTAKDKIEALLAAGAKVAPNPNEIGRTLASLL from the coding sequence ATGAGCATCCTGGTAGGAAAGAAGACCCGCGTGGTGGTGCAGGGAACCGGCAAGGCCGGCGCCTTTCACGCGAAGCAGTGCATCGAGTACGGCACGCAGGTGGTGGCCGGCGTAGCTCCCGGCAAGGGGGGCCAGGATTTCGTCGGCCGGCCAACGTTCGACACGGTGAGTGAGGCGGTGGCCAAGACGGGCGCCGACTGCTCGCTCGTCTTCGTGCCAGCGCCTGGCGCCGCCGACGCGATCCTCGAGGCGGCGGAGGCGGGCGTGGCGCTCGTGGTCTGCATCACCGAGGGGATTCCGGCCCTCGACATGGTGCGGGTCAAGCGCGCCCTCTCGGGACGGCCGGTGCGTCTCATCGGACCCAACTGCCCCGGCATCATCACGCCCGGGGAGTGCAAGCTCGGCATCATGCCCGGCTACATCCACAAGGTGGGCAGCATCGGCGTGGTCTCCCGCTCGGGAACCCTGACCTACGAGACGGTGCACCAGCTCACGCAGCTCGGGATCGGCCAGAGCACCTGCATCGGCATCGGCGGCGACCCGGTGCCGGGGATGCAGTTCGTGGAGGTGCTCAAGCTCTTCGCCGAGGACCCCGGAACGACGGGTGTGGTGATGATCGGGGAGATCGGGGGGAGCGCCGAGGAAGAGGCGGCGCAGTTCATCAAGGAGCATCTCAAGCACAAGAAGGTGGCCGCCTTCATCGCCGGCAAGACCGCTCCCAAGGGCAAGCGCATGGGCCACGCGGGCGCCATCATCGCCGGCGGCAAGGGGACGGCCAAGGACAAGATCGAGGCGCTGCTTGCGGCGGGGGCGAAGGTCGCCCCGAACCCGAACGAGATCGGGCGCACGCTCGCCTCTCTGCTATAG
- the ndk gene encoding nucleoside-diphosphate kinase, translating to MERTLSIIKPDAVKKNAIGPIVEMLEKGGLRVVAARMLRLSRPQAEGFYAVHRERPFFKSLCEFMTSGPVMVMALEGAGAVAKNREIMGATDSTKAAEGTIRRRFGTDIEKNAVHGSDSAENAAIEIAYFFPPCELNGLAG from the coding sequence GTGGAACGCACTCTGTCCATCATCAAGCCCGACGCGGTGAAGAAGAACGCCATCGGGCCGATCGTCGAGATGCTCGAGAAGGGCGGCCTCCGGGTCGTGGCCGCCCGGATGCTCCGCCTCTCCCGCCCTCAGGCGGAGGGCTTCTACGCGGTGCACCGCGAGCGCCCGTTCTTCAAGAGCCTCTGCGAGTTCATGACCTCGGGACCCGTCATGGTCATGGCGCTCGAGGGAGCTGGGGCCGTGGCGAAGAACCGGGAGATCATGGGAGCCACGGATTCCACGAAGGCCGCCGAGGGCACCATTCGCCGCCGCTTCGGCACCGACATCGAGAAGAACGCGGTGCACGGGTCGGACTCGGCGGAGAACGCGGCGATCGAGATCGCCTACTTCTTCCCGCCCTGCGAGCTGAACGGCCTCGCGGGTTGA